GTACCTCCACCTGGCTGCCCCAGTGGTAGACCGGGGACGCCGCCGATCAAACCTCCTGGGTGTACTGGTCGAGAAGGGAAGGCGCGAGCAGAGTTAGAGCCCTGATTGGTGCTTCCCGGGCCCGAACGGGTGGCCGGTCCTCGTAAACCGCTATTTCCGCCGCTTTGGCCAATTGGCAGCCCGAGGCTGGATGCAGGCCCAGGGGTGGACGTGGAGCTTCCTGGGCCTCCTGGCAATACGCCCGGCTGGCCAGATGCGGGTGGATGGGCTAAGCCAGTGTTTGCTCCGCCGAGGACGGGGCCAACGCTTGGCGCGCCTTGGATGGGAACCGGTGCGGTCGCCTTACCCGCGCCATTCACAGACCGGTTCTCGGTTGAGACTGCAAGAGGTACAGGAATAACCGGAGGGATAAGTGGAGCAGGGCCGACAGCGTAGGCATCAGGGTTTTCGATTTGCCTACCGGGAGTGGGCCTCGGCGGCGGCTTTTGGAGCATGACCTGGGCCTGTTGTAGTTCGCCGCTCAACCCGAACATGATCCCGCGGGCCTGCGAGTTCAACTGCTCCAGATCCGCGTCCGTCACCGGCGGCTTCGTCGTACGGTTACCGGCCAACGCCTTTGGGTCGGTGATCATCTCCTCGTACGAGCGCTTCTGCGCCAGCTTCGTCGCGTACTGCTCGTAGAGGGTCTTGACCTGCGGCCGGGCGCTGTCGATGGCGCGGGTGGCGGCGGCGAGCGCGTCGTGGTTGGCGGCGGCGGTGTCGTGGGTGCGCTGCACCTTCTCGATGAGCTGGTCCAGTTCGGCCAGGTACGCCCGGGCGGCGGCGTTGGTCTCCGGCGGCCACGCCTCGGCCAGGCCGCGGCGGTACTCGTGCAGCCGCCGCATGTGGTTCATCGCGAGGTCGCACACCTTGCGCCAACCGGCGACCTGCTTCCAGTGCCCGCTGGTGTCGTGGTCCTGGAGGCAGGCCCACATGCTCTGCACGTCCATCAACTGCCAGTCGGTGAGGCCGGACGTCCGGCCGCCGCCCCGTTCGATCACGGCAGCACCACCGGCCCCCGGTTGTCCGGGCCGGTGGGGTCGGTGAGGGCGGCTCGGCCGTGCGGCAGCACGGCGTACGGGCGGGCGAGCGCCTCCCGTACGTCGCCGACCCGGGCGGCGGCGAACGCGTCCGCGCCCTCGTACTCGGAGGCGATCTTGCCGGCGGCGCCGGCCAGGTGGCCGGTCGCCCCACCCAGGTCCCACACCGTGTTGGCGGTGGCCTGCTGGGTCTCGTGGTGGGCGCGCAGGAACTGCACCAGTTCGATGAACGCGTCGCACGGGTCGGGAATGGCGGCTGTCATGTCGTCCGCGATGTAGGACAGGTGCGGTGCGTAGTTGCGGTCGACCTCGGCCTGGAGCCGGTCGGCGAACTCCCGCATCTGGCGGATGTCGGCTTCGATGCGGTCGTTGTCGCGCAGCCAGGAAGCTGGGCGGTCCTCCTCAGGGATCATCGATCCTCCCTACCCGTCACGGCCCCGTTCCCCTGAGTGAGGTTAATGGGTTCCGCGCGATCTCGGCAGCCCCGACGAGGAGGGACGAACCGGGCCGCGTACCCGGGCGGGTCAGCGCGGCAGGCCGGAGGAGCGCCACGCGCCCGGGCCGACGCCGGGGGTGGCGGCGGCGGGGCGCGCGCTGCGCGCCCAGGTGGAGACGGCCGCCGGCGCGGGCGCGGCGACCGGTCGGGACCGGGCGACGATCGCGCCCACCAGCGCGGCCAGTTCTTCGGCGGTCGGGACTCCCCGGACGACCCGGAACAGCGGCTCTTCGGCAGACATGCCGTCAGCGTACGCGTCGCGAACTTGACCTTCGCCGCACAGTGGCGTGCCGGCGGTGTACGCGTTGGCGGCGCCGGGTACCGTCTCAGCGATGTCTGATGCGCTTCCCCAACTCGTCGCCGACCGGTACCGGCTCATTTCGCCGCTCGGTCAGGGCGGCATGGGTCGGGTGTGGAAGGCGCGGGACGAGGTTCTGCACCGGGACGTGGCGATCAAGGAGTTGGTCCCGCCGCCCAGCCTGACCGACGACGAGCGCCGCGAGATGCGGGAGCGGTCGTTGCGGGAGGCCCGGGCCATCGCCCGGCTGA
This genomic interval from Micromonospora coxensis contains the following:
- a CDS encoding acyl-CoA carboxylase subunit epsilon; its protein translation is MSAEEPLFRVVRGVPTAEELAALVGAIVARSRPVAAPAPAAVSTWARSARPAAATPGVGPGAWRSSGLPR